GGCTCGCACAGGGGGCATCAAGCTGCCCCACCTGTCGATGGACAGGTGCGGAGGGCACAGGCTCGTGTCAGCGTGCGGGCGCGGTGGCGAGCTTGCCCCATTGCGTCCAGTGGATGGGCTCGCAGCGGGGCAGCAAGCTGACCCACCTGGGGTCGACGAGCTCGGGACGACGGAAGTTCTCCGGGATGATGCACTCCGCGCCACGCGGGCTCCACAGGGCCTCCAGGCGGGGCAGGGTCTCCAGGTCGCTGCTCTGCTCCAGCCCCACGGCGAACTCGTCGCGCCTGCGGATGAGCGTGTTGTTGGCGGTGTAGCTCTTGAGGTTGTTGAACCGGACGAAGTACGCGGCGCGCTTCGCCTGCAGACACGAGGCGTAGAGGTACGCGCGATTCGCGTCGAGTCGCCCCTGCTTGTCCCAGGGCGTGTAGCCCCAGTCGAGGCAGGTGGCGATGGCGCCCTTGTCACACGCGAGGGTGACGGACCTCGGTTGGCTGCTGACGCCCGCGGTGAGGCTGTCGACGGCGAAGTCGGGCAGCACGGCCATCGAGGCGTCGGGCCGGGCCGGGACGTCCCTCACGCCCGAGCAGGGATTGACCCAGGACATGCTCGGCCTCCATTCGCCCTCCTGGTACTCCATCACGTACTTGGGCACCGCGCCGCGCGGCATCGAGGCGCTGGCCAGGGGACGGAACCTCACCTGGTAGCGACGGGGCTCCTCGTGCGGGTCCTTCACGCTCAACGCGAGGATGAGCCTGGGCAGCTCACCGCCCTCGATGGCGAAGGACTCCGTGGAACGGCCCACGTGGACCCCCTTGAAGCGGAGCTGTCCCTTCCCACCTTGAATCTCGAGCACCTTCACCGGCTCGGAGGCGCTCATCGATTCGTCGAGCAGTCGGGCGTCGACGACGTCGGCCATGATGACCTGCGCGCCGACATTCGCGTCACGCAGGCGCAGCGCGATGCCGTCCGCCGTGTTCAGGAACGTCTCCGGGCAGTAGCGGTCCTTGGTGGAGATGGCCAGACAGTGGCTGTGGCCCTCGAGGTTGTAGATGCCCAGGCCATTGGGGCTCTCCGGGTCGCACTGGCCGGAGGGACAGTCATCGGAGACGAGCCGTCCCTCGTACGGGGGCGTCTCGCAGTTCTCCCGTGCGCAATCCTTGTGGGGCAGGGTGTCGTCCTTGCTCGGGTGTGTCGACGGGCACGAGAGCCCCATGTACTTGCAGCAGCCACTGGCGCCGCTCGCCAGCAGGAGCAGGAGCGCGCAGCGGAGCCCCACGGTCCACAGTGGCCGCTTCGGTGACACGCCAGGACGGACTCGTACGAATGCCTTCACGGATGACTTCCCCCTCATGGATGGTGGCGAGGACAGACCCGAGTGGCCCGTCCTCGGTGACTTCATAGCCAGCTTCGTGCCACGGAGGTTCGTGACCGGTAGCTCGGTGCCATCAGCAGCGCTGACACACTTGCGCTAGCGTGGATGGCACGAGGGGCTGTGCCAACGCGGTGCGCCCTGGAAGAGGGACGAAGGCATGGCGCGGGACGTGTCGACGCTCGGACCGAGTGAGGGTTCCCTGGAGGCAGGGGACTCCGCGCGCGTGCGGACGCCGGGGCTGGTGGGGGTGTACGGCGCGGGAGTCGCCCTGGCGGTGGCGTTGCCGCTGCGAGGCGAGAGCCTGGAGGTCGGACGGGGCACGCCCTCGTTGGGTGAGAGCGAGGACCCGAGGATGTCCCGCAAGCACGCGCGCATCCGCTTCGACGGTCAGCGCTTCTGGGTGACGGACCTGGGCAGTCAGAACGGCACCTTCGTGGACGGTGAGCGGCTCCTCGTCGGTGCGCCCCGGGAGGCGAGGCGGATCATCCGCATGGGCAGCTCGCTGTTCGTCCCCAGCGCGGACGTCGGTCCACTGGAGCGACTCGGGGTCGAGCGCGTCGACGGCTTCCTTCGAGGCCCGTCCTTTCGCGGGGTGTTGGACGAGGTGGCGCGAGCATCACGGCTCGGAACTTCACTGCACATCCATGGTGAGAGCGGCACGGGCAAGGAAGGAGTCGCGCGGGCCTTCCACTCGCTGGGCCCCAGGAGCACGGGTCCCTTCATCGCGGTCAACTGCGCGGCCATCCCCCAGGCGCTCGCCGAGCGGCTGTTGTTCGGCGCCAGGCGTGGCGCGTACTCGGGCGCGGAGGCGGACGCGCAGGGGTATCTGCAGAGCGCGGATGGCGGCACGCTGTTCCTCGACGAGGTGGTGGAGCTGGACCTGTCCGTCCAGGCGAAGTTGCTGCGCGTGCTCGAGACAGGAGAAGTGCTCGCGCTCGGCGCCGCGAAGCCCGCCAAGGTCGACGTGCGGGTCTGCTCCGCGAGCCATCAGTCGCTGCGCGCGCTCGTCGCGAAGGGGCGACTGCGCGAGGACCTCTACTTCCGCATCGGCAGACCGGAGGTGGTGCTCCCTCCGTTGCGTGAACGCCCCGAGGAACTCGCGTTGCTCCTCCAGGAGCAGGTCCACCGCGTCGAGCCCGACATGGGAACCCACGTCTCGTTGCTGGAGGCGTGTCTGCTCAGGCCCTGGCCGGGCAACGTGCGTGAGCTGCTCGTTGAAATCCGGGGTGCCGTCCAGAAGGCGTTGGCGGAGGGCTCGCGACGCGTCTCCTCGGCGCACCTGGGCTCGGGCGCGGGGACGGCCTTCGGTGACGGCGAGGCGGGCCCCGCGGCGCGAGAGGTCTCCGCGAAGGCGAGGACGCTGGAGGGCGAGGAGCGCGCCCGGGTCGAGGCCGCGCTGCGAACGCACTCAGGCAACGTGAGCGCGGCGGCGCGGGAACTCGGGATGCACCGCACGACGTTGCGACGGCTGCTGGAGCGCTGGGACCTCCCGTCGTCCGAGCGTGAAGAGGGCGATGAGCCCTGACGCGCTGTCCCGAGCCTCAGCTCACCACTGCGCCTGCCCGAAGGGCACGGGGGGACGGGACAGGGCCACCGCGGCGGCCAGGCGCGCCTGGTCCAGCGCATCGAACCCGCGCTCCATCGTGGTGGGCGTCACGGGAGGCAGGTTGGACACGACGACGTAGACGGGGATGCCGCGTCCCTCCAGCACGGTGAGCTGGAGTCGGAAGTGGTCCCTCCGCAGCGCCGCCGAGCCCGCCGCCAGTCCCTGCGCGTACGCCATGGGGCCGCCCACCACCTTGCGCGTCTTGCTCGGCAGGAAGTGCACGAGGATGGCGTCCAGGTCCTTCCCGGCGGCGCTGTCATGCAGCGACAGCGCGGGCGCCTTGTCCACCAGGCCTCCGTCCCAATACAGGTTCCCATCCAGCGGCACCGCGCGGAACAGGCCGGGATAGGCACAGGTGGCGTGGACGCGGGGCGCCAGCTCCCCCGTGGTGAAGACGTCGTGCGTGCCCAGCGTGAGGTTCGCGCCCACCAGCAACAGCGGATGCGGCAGGTCCTCGAACGTCGGCGCGCCCAGCGTGTCCTCCAACAGCCGACGGAAGCGCTCGCCCTTGAGCAGGCCCGTGAGCCCGTGGCCCGCGGCGTCCGCGTTCAACACGGCGCCAATCGGGTCCGGGTCCCAGAAGTTCGCGCGCGTCTGGCGCAGCACCAGCTCCTCAATCGCGTGCACCGGCATCCCCGCCGCCGCGTATGCCGCCACCATGCCGCCCGCGGACGTACCCGCGTAGGCCGAGGGCTTGAGCCCCGTGCTCGCCAGCCCCTTGAGGAAGCCAGCGTGCCCGTAGAAGCCGAAGTAGCCCGCCGAGAGGACCAGGCCGAACCGCTTGCCCTCGAGCAACTGCTGCAGGTTGGGAGATGCCATGTCCCACATCTACCACTGTCCGCCGGGAAGCACGCGGTGCGTCGAAAGTCCGCTGGTCTCCAGCCCGGCATCGACGTATGTTGATGTGGCGATATGGAAGCACTGTCCCAATCCTTCCGGGCGCTCGGCGACCCGACGCGGCTGCGCATCCTCCGACTGGTGTCCGAGGCTCCGCTGAACGTGACGGAGCTGGTGTCGCTCGTGGGGGTGGCGCAGTCCTCGGTGTCCCACCACCTGGGCAAGCTCAAGGGGCTGGGGCTCATCCGCGAGGAGCGGCAGGCGGGCTTCAGCTACTACTCGCTGGCGCTGGGCGGGGAGGACTCCCGCTGGCCCCTCATCCGGCTGGCGCGCGAGGCGGAGGACGCGGCGGGGGACTCGGCGCGGCTCAAGGACCTCCTGCGCGCGCGCGCGGACCGGCAGGCGCTCAACGAGCGGCTCCTGGAGCCGGGCCAGTCGTGGTTCCTGTGGGCGGGCGCGCTGGCGTCGCTCCTGCCGCCGCTGGATGTCGCGGACTTCGGCTGTGGGACGGGCGTGTTGAGCGTGGCGCTGGGCCGGTGGGCCAGGCACGTGTGGGCCATCGACCAGAACGCCGTTGCCCTGGAGCAGGCGCGGGAGCGCGCGGCGGGCGAGGGCCTCACCAACGTGAGCTTCCTCTGCGAAGACCTGCACCGGCTGTCGTTGAAGTCGGGCCAGCTGGACCTGGTGGTGATTTCACAGAGCCTGCACCACGTGGAGGAGCCGGCGGCGGTGTTGGCCGAGGCCGCGCGCCTGCTCAAGCCGAGCGGCCGGCTGGTGGTGCTGGAGTTGATGCCGCATGACGAACGCTGGGTGGTGGACCGGCTGGGCCACCGCCACCTGGGCTTCGAGCCGTCACAGCTCGAGGCCAGCTTGCGCGAGCAGGGGTTCGCGCAGCTCACCCGCGAGTCGCACGCCCGCGACGGTGCCAGCCCCTTTCGAGTCTTTCTGCTGACAGGAGTCAAACCATCATGACGAGCCCGACGCCCACCGTCCTTCCTCCCCCTCCTGGAGAGCATGGCCGCCGCGTGGAGGCCCTGCGCTCCGCCATGCGTGAGCGCGTGCTGGTGCTGGATGGCGCCATGGGGACGCTGTTGCAACAGCATGACCTCAAGGCCGCGGACTTCGGCGGCGCCGAGTTCGAGGGCTGCAACGAGAACCTGGTCCTCACCCGGCCGGAGCTCATCCGGGACATCCACGCGCGCTACTTCGAGGCGGGCGCGGACGTGACGGAGACGGACAGCTTCGGCGGCACGCCGCTGGTGCTCAACGAGTTCGGCCTGGGCCACAAGGCGCTCGAAATCAACCAGGCCTCCGCCCGGCTCGCCCGCGAGGCCGCCGAGGCCGCCGAGGCGAAGGACGGCCGCATCCGCTGGGTGGCCGGCTCGGTGGGCCCCACCACCAAGGCCATCAGCGTGACGGGCGGCATCACCTTCGAGGAGCTGGTGGACAACTTCGCCGTGCAGGCGGAGGGGCTCGCGCTGGGCGGCTCCGACTACCTGCTGGTGGAGACGTGCCAGGACACGCGCAACATCAAGGCGGCGCTCCTGGGCATCGACCGCGCGTTCCGGAAGCTGGGCTATGCGCTGCCGGTGGCGGTGTCGGGCACCATCGAACCCATGGGCACCATGCTCGCAGGCCAGAGCGTGGAGAGCCTGGCGGCGTCGCTGGAGCACTGGGAGCTGCTCTACCTGGGGCTCAACTGCGCCACGGGTCCGGACTTCATGACGGACCACCTGCGCTCCCTATCCGACTTGAGCCCGTTCCCGGTGTCGTGCGTGCCCAACGCGGGCCTGCCGGACGAGAACGGCCACTACCTGGAGACGCCGGACATGATTGCCCGCTCGCTCACGCGCTTCTGTGAGCAGGGCTGGCTCAACGTGGTGGGCGGCTGTTGCGGCACCACGGAGGCGCACATCCGCGCGGTGTCCCAGGCGGTGAAGGGGCTCAAGCCGCGCACGAAGGTGCCCAAGCAGCGC
This genomic stretch from Myxococcus fulvus harbors:
- a CDS encoding ADYC domain-containing protein, giving the protein MSPKRPLWTVGLRCALLLLLASGASGCCKYMGLSCPSTHPSKDDTLPHKDCARENCETPPYEGRLVSDDCPSGQCDPESPNGLGIYNLEGHSHCLAISTKDRYCPETFLNTADGIALRLRDANVGAQVIMADVVDARLLDESMSASEPVKVLEIQGGKGQLRFKGVHVGRSTESFAIEGGELPRLILALSVKDPHEEPRRYQVRFRPLASASMPRGAVPKYVMEYQEGEWRPSMSWVNPCSGVRDVPARPDASMAVLPDFAVDSLTAGVSSQPRSVTLACDKGAIATCLDWGYTPWDKQGRLDANRAYLYASCLQAKRAAYFVRFNNLKSYTANNTLIRRRDEFAVGLEQSSDLETLPRLEALWSPRGAECIIPENFRRPELVDPRWVSLLPRCEPIHWTQWGKLATAPAR
- a CDS encoding sigma 54-interacting transcriptional regulator — translated: MARDVSTLGPSEGSLEAGDSARVRTPGLVGVYGAGVALAVALPLRGESLEVGRGTPSLGESEDPRMSRKHARIRFDGQRFWVTDLGSQNGTFVDGERLLVGAPREARRIIRMGSSLFVPSADVGPLERLGVERVDGFLRGPSFRGVLDEVARASRLGTSLHIHGESGTGKEGVARAFHSLGPRSTGPFIAVNCAAIPQALAERLLFGARRGAYSGAEADAQGYLQSADGGTLFLDEVVELDLSVQAKLLRVLETGEVLALGAAKPAKVDVRVCSASHQSLRALVAKGRLREDLYFRIGRPEVVLPPLRERPEELALLLQEQVHRVEPDMGTHVSLLEACLLRPWPGNVRELLVEIRGAVQKALAEGSRRVSSAHLGSGAGTAFGDGEAGPAAREVSAKARTLEGEERARVEAALRTHSGNVSAAARELGMHRTTLRRLLERWDLPSSEREEGDEP
- a CDS encoding patatin-like phospholipase family protein; its protein translation is MASPNLQQLLEGKRFGLVLSAGYFGFYGHAGFLKGLASTGLKPSAYAGTSAGGMVAAYAAAGMPVHAIEELVLRQTRANFWDPDPIGAVLNADAAGHGLTGLLKGERFRRLLEDTLGAPTFEDLPHPLLLVGANLTLGTHDVFTTGELAPRVHATCAYPGLFRAVPLDGNLYWDGGLVDKAPALSLHDSAAGKDLDAILVHFLPSKTRKVVGGPMAYAQGLAAGSAALRRDHFRLQLTVLEGRGIPVYVVVSNLPPVTPTTMERGFDALDQARLAAAVALSRPPVPFGQAQW
- a CDS encoding ArsR/SmtB family transcription factor, with amino-acid sequence MEALSQSFRALGDPTRLRILRLVSEAPLNVTELVSLVGVAQSSVSHHLGKLKGLGLIREERQAGFSYYSLALGGEDSRWPLIRLAREAEDAAGDSARLKDLLRARADRQALNERLLEPGQSWFLWAGALASLLPPLDVADFGCGTGVLSVALGRWARHVWAIDQNAVALEQARERAAGEGLTNVSFLCEDLHRLSLKSGQLDLVVISQSLHHVEEPAAVLAEAARLLKPSGRLVVLELMPHDERWVVDRLGHRHLGFEPSQLEASLREQGFAQLTRESHARDGASPFRVFLLTGVKPS